One Leptospira wolbachii serovar Codice str. CDC genomic region harbors:
- a CDS encoding MBL fold metallo-hydrolase, with the protein MKNLALSLLILFSFVQFHCKAFGKDPHGAHLEKIKSSTHFDKTREQFVNRRPDVLEKMREGQNFFSLAFKFFFGGDKNQKPDVKLPEEKPDFAEFLKPDESIKFIWFGHSTFLVNIEGKILFFDPVFSESAAPFSFMVKRFQDAVVKLEELPPIDYIIISHDHYDHLDMPTIEFFKNTNTKFITPLGVISHLKEWGVPEDRLTELDWWEPIEVGKIKIVCTPAQHFSGRRGMNGNKTLWSSWTVIGQKERFYFSGDSGYDVHFKNIGDKFGPFDLTFIENGQYNPMWEAVHVLPEQTAKAHLDLKGKRLVPVHWGMFNLSLHSWYEPAESLEKQAEIYKIDLLTPKFGQIVKIREPNLMERWWKKFIQSE; encoded by the coding sequence TTGAAAAATTTAGCCCTTTCTTTACTGATCTTATTTTCATTTGTACAATTCCATTGCAAAGCTTTCGGAAAAGATCCTCATGGAGCCCACCTTGAGAAAATCAAATCCTCAACGCACTTTGACAAAACTCGGGAACAGTTTGTAAATCGCAGACCTGACGTTCTGGAAAAAATGCGAGAAGGCCAAAACTTCTTTTCTCTAGCTTTTAAATTCTTTTTTGGTGGTGATAAAAACCAAAAACCAGATGTGAAACTTCCTGAAGAAAAACCGGATTTTGCTGAGTTTTTAAAACCAGATGAAAGCATCAAATTTATATGGTTTGGTCATTCTACCTTTCTTGTGAATATCGAAGGAAAAATATTATTTTTTGATCCTGTATTTTCAGAATCGGCCGCGCCTTTTAGTTTTATGGTGAAACGGTTTCAAGATGCCGTTGTCAAATTGGAAGAATTACCTCCCATTGATTATATCATTATATCTCATGACCATTATGATCATCTCGATATGCCAACCATTGAGTTTTTTAAAAACACAAATACAAAATTTATTACTCCTTTGGGAGTTATATCTCATTTAAAAGAATGGGGTGTTCCAGAGGATCGTCTAACAGAGCTTGACTGGTGGGAACCCATTGAGGTCGGTAAAATAAAAATTGTTTGTACTCCGGCCCAACATTTTTCAGGAAGGCGGGGTATGAATGGTAATAAAACATTGTGGTCTTCTTGGACTGTAATCGGACAAAAAGAACGATTTTATTTTAGCGGGGACTCTGGTTATGATGTTCACTTTAAAAACATAGGTGATAAGTTTGGACCTTTTGATTTAACATTCATTGAAAATGGTCAGTACAACCCGATGTGGGAAGCGGTGCATGTTTTACCAGAACAAACAGCAAAGGCTCATCTTGATTTAAAAGGGAAAAGGCTAGTGCCCGTACACTGGGGAATGTTTAACCTATCACTGCATAGTTGGTATGAACCAGCTGAATCTCTAGAAAAACAGGCTGAGATCTATAAAATCGATTTACTCACTCCTAAATTTGGACAAATTGTCAAAATTCGAGAACCCAACCTAATGGAAAGATGGTGGAAAAAGTTTATCCAGTCGGAATGA